In Wolbachia endosymbiont of Aedes albopictus, one DNA window encodes the following:
- the dxr gene encoding 1-deoxy-D-xylulose-5-phosphate reductoisomerase produces the protein MKKVSVLGSTGSVGKKTVDLLSKRKEEYQVEALSAHSDFALLAHQAKLLKAKYVAISDERFYKDLRENLLGTDIKIAIGAEGLLNVASLPVDLSVIAIVGIAGLVPVIEVIESGTKVIALANKESIVCGGKLLLKKAKEKNVQIIPIDSEHNAIFQVLQNDDKCVEKIILTASGGPFLNYSSEQLRNVMVDQALSHPTWNMGRKISVDSATMMNKALEIIEAHNLFNISPSKIEAVVHPESIVHGIVVYQDGFNFAVLAENDMAILISYALSWPERSALNRKLDLTKQGKLTFQEPDHKRFPALKLSMAVLNSSAPQTNSIVLNAANEIAVNEFLKSRIGFLKIVEIVESTMEGFDSYTDINSLSDIINIDCESRIIANKIVENKVVACS, from the coding sequence GTGAAAAAGGTTTCAGTTTTAGGATCAACAGGAAGTGTTGGAAAAAAGACTGTAGATTTGCTCTCAAAGAGAAAAGAAGAATACCAAGTGGAAGCACTCAGTGCCCATTCAGATTTTGCTCTACTGGCACACCAAGCAAAACTGCTGAAAGCAAAATACGTTGCTATCTCCGATGAAAGGTTTTACAAAGATTTAAGAGAAAACCTACTTGGTACGGATATAAAAATAGCAATTGGCGCTGAAGGTCTATTAAATGTTGCTTCCCTACCCGTTGATCTCTCAGTTATTGCAATAGTTGGTATTGCAGGCCTTGTGCCAGTTATAGAAGTCATAGAAAGTGGCACTAAAGTCATTGCACTAGCGAACAAAGAAAGCATTGTTTGCGGTGGAAAGTTATTACTCAAAAAAGCTAAAGAAAAAAACGTACAAATAATCCCTATCGATTCTGAACACAACGCAATTTTTCAAGTTTTGCAAAATGACGACAAATGCGTAGAAAAGATCATACTTACTGCTTCTGGTGGACCATTCTTAAACTATAGTTCTGAGCAATTAAGAAATGTCATGGTAGATCAGGCGCTTAGTCACCCCACTTGGAATATGGGAAGGAAAATCTCAGTTGATAGTGCAACAATGATGAATAAGGCACTAGAGATAATAGAAGCACATAACTTGTTTAATATCAGTCCGAGTAAAATTGAAGCAGTAGTGCATCCTGAGTCAATAGTACATGGAATTGTAGTCTATCAGGATGGTTTCAACTTTGCTGTGCTTGCAGAAAATGACATGGCAATTCTTATTTCATATGCTTTGTCTTGGCCAGAAAGATCAGCTTTAAATCGTAAATTAGATTTAACAAAGCAAGGAAAATTGACCTTTCAAGAACCAGACCATAAGCGTTTTCCTGCGCTAAAGCTTAGCATGGCAGTGTTAAACTCTTCTGCTCCACAAACAAACAGTATTGTGCTCAATGCTGCAAATGAAATAGCTGTTAATGAATTTTTGAAGTCACGAATTGGCTTTTTAAAAATAGTAGAGATAGTGGAATCAACAATGGAAGGTTTTGATAGTTACACTGATATTAATTCACTATCTGATATAATAAATATTGATTGTGAAAGTCGTATTATTGCTAATAAAATCGTTGAAAATAAAGTTGTTGCATGTAGCTAG